ATAGCACCACGCCATCCTCCGTGGGATAGCCGGAGGCGACGCCGAGCGCGAAGGGATAGCGCGCAAAGCGCGGCTTGCGCGGCGCCGCGCGCACGAGCGGACTCGCGAGCGCGACCGCGCCCGCGAGCGCCCCGGTCAGGAACGTGCGGCGGGTGCAGGAAGGTTCGTCAGCGTCTCCGTTCGTCGTGCTAGCCATGGCTTGCGCCCGGAGACTACCACGAAAAGGCCTGCCCTTGCAGGCACCGGTCGAAAACGCGCGCAACGGCGGCCAACCCGCCCTGCATTACGGGTTCTGATTGCAAATCGTGGGTGCTATGCCGACGAGGTGGCGCGAGCTCAGCGCCGTGTCCGCGAAATCCGAAAACAGCCCATCCACGCCCAGGCAGTAAAACTCTAGATACTCGTCGACCGGATTGCCGCCATAGTCGCTCGCCAGGAACTGCCCCTCGTTGCGGAAGGTAAAGGGGTGGACGAAGAGGTGGGCGGCATGGGCGCGTGGTATGAGGTCCGTGGGTGGGAGGCGGGTAAGGTCGGCGTCGTTGACGGCGCCGTCACCGTTCACGTCATCTGGCTGGCCATCGCCGTTCTCATCGATGCCCTTGACGCTCACGATGTAGCGTTTCCAGGGTCCGATACCGTCCGCGTAGGTCTTGATCTCGGATAGGCCCGCATCGGTCAGGAGGTCCGCATAGGTGCGCGGATCGCCCGCGAGCACGAAGTCGAAGGGGCGATTCGGGATGAGCGTGCCGTCCAGGGCGACCCGCTTGGCGTCGATGAGCTGCACCAGACGCACGCCGGTGAGCCGGTTCAACGCCTTCAGGTTGGCGACCTCGAAGGACTGGGTGATCACCGGGTCTCGGCGTGTCTTGAATCCGTAGGCGTCGAGTATCGAAACCAGCCGCTGTTCTAGGGACAGCCCCACCGACTGATGATAGCTCGGGTGCTTGGTCTCCGGATAGACCCCGACCGGGCGGCCGCGCCGCTCGCCTTCTTGCAGTGCAAGCTCGATCACCTCCCGAAACGTCGGGACCTGGAAGAGGCCGTTGAATTGCTGCGGCCGGAACGGGACGCGCTGTACGGCACGCAGGGTCTTGATCTCGGCGAGGGTGAAGTCATCGGCGAACCAGCCTTCCTCCGTGGCGCCGTCGATCGTCTTCTGGGTCTTGCGCGCGGCGAGCTCCGGGTGTACGGCAACATCGGTCGTCTGGGTGATATTGATCTCGTGGCGCGCGATCAAGACCCCGTCCTTGGTCGAGACCAGATCGGGCTCGATGAAGTCGGCCCCCTGCCGGATCGCGAGCCGATAGGCCTCGAGTGTGTGCTCGGGCAGATAGCCGCTCGCGCCGCGATGGCCGATGACGAGCGGCGGGGCGCCCGTGAGGGTCGGAAAATCGCCGGCCGCGTGGCACGAGATGGCGGCACCCGTTAAAAGGCCGACAAAGACCAACAGTCGTTTTGAAGTGTTCATTCGCTCCCCCCCACGTGTGATTGCCCCTTGTGATAGAAGCCCGGTGTGGACCCACGCCGCTTCGGCGCAACGAGGCACAGCGTAAGGAGCCAGTATTACAATTCGGCAACAAACTCATGAACGCAGAATGAAACGGCACGGCCGCGGGCAGCAACGTCCATAGTACCGGCCATTTGTATACCACGGACGGTCACACAAAACGCCCAACCCCCTCCCAACCTCCCCCTTACGAAGGGGGAGGTTGGGAGGGGGTCCGTGGCCAGTATAATCCTGCGAGGCGATACCGAAAGCGGCTTGCGGTGCGATTCCTCAGCGATATAGAAAGCTCACGAGGTCCTTGTTGTGGGAGAATGCCGATGGGTTGGGTGCCAGCCCGTCGCAATTGTGGATCAGGAGCGGGACATCCATCTCGTGGAGCGACCCGTGCGCGCGGTAGCTCGGATCGAGATCGGCATACGCGCCGTCCATCTCGCCGAACATGGTATCGCGATCGCCCAGGACCACCATATCGCCGATGCGTTCGAGAGGCAGATGAAAACGGCTCGCGACCTCTTCGCTCGGCAAAAGGCTTTCGATGCCCGGCAGCCCGCACAGGCACGCCTCGACCCTTGCGTAGTCGTTGGGATCGTGGAGCCACAACCAGGCGCAACCGCTGTAGTTCTTGTGGTGTTGGATATAGTAGTCGCGCTCGGGGGAGAGCATGAAGCGGATCGGCATACCGGCTTCCTCGCAGACCCGCGTCAGGTCCCAGCAGCGGGTCTTGAAATTCATGCCGTGGTCCGCGGTGATGAAAAAGGCCGCGTCGGGCGCGGCGGCGCACGCCTCCCCGATCAAGGCATCGAGGCGCTCCAGGTGTTCCTGTGACGCGGGTGCCTCAGGGGGCACCTGTGCATCGGATAGTCTGTCGTATGCACATACATCAACTGGAGGTCCGGCCGGATGTTCAGGAGATCCACGGCAGCCTGCCACAACCAGCAGTTGATCTCACGGCTGTAGATCCCCGGCGGTTGCCCGTGACGCGCGACGAGATCGGTCGGCGGGTCTTCGGCGGTCGCGGCGAGCGCGACACCCTTGTTGAACAACTCGAGTGTTTTGCGCTTAGCCGACAAGAGCCCCGTGTGCACGCCACAACGCGCCGCGCGTTGAAACAAGGTCTCGACGCGTATGAGATCGCCCGAGTTCATGTAGGCGGCCTGTCCATTCTCCTCGTCGAGATAGGAGTTAGCGCAGATCCCATGCTCGGCAGGCCACGCCCCGCAGCTGATCGAGGCGTTGTTGACGTTGGTCACGCTCGGGAACATCGCCGAAACCGGCCGGCAGGTGCCAAGACGCCGGTGCGCTTGGCGGTCACCGATCTCGAGGGGCTGGAGCAGATCCAGCGAGAGTTCGGGGGGTTTCGTGATCGCCTTTCCAGGGACACGGGCATCCCGATGGAGTTCTATCCGGTGCCGAACCGTACGGCCGCGGTGGAGCCATGAACGCCAAGAAGGTCGATCTGGTACTGACCGGTCCCGCGATGGCAACCGGATGACTATCCCGTTACCGGCGCCGTCGGTGCGAGAAGGGGCCGCCGGCCGGCCAGAGATCGCGGTGCAGTGAGGCGAACGATGGCCGCGACGCACGCTTGCGTCACGCTCGAGTCATATTCCCTTGGCATCCTTGAATGCGTTCGGGACCCTCCCAGCGGGTCCCCGGTAGCCTGATGCCTAGAACGAGCCCCACTGAGCGGAGGTAACACCCTATGTACCGCGTCGATATATTGCCGAATCCACCCTTGGCAAGGATTGCCGGCTCCGGACGAGGAGCGAGAAGGGTGGCCTTTTGTCTCCTCGTGTCGTGTGCGGGATCGACAATGGCCGCGACCCTCACGGGCCGAGCGGTGCTCCCCGCCGTGACCTTCGCACCGGGGCCGACCTCGGGCAAGCTCATCGGGCCAGGACCGTTCAATGGGATTATCCCTCCGTTCCCGGACCAACAGCCCGTCCAAGGCTTTTCGGGCGCGCTCGATCGGGGCGACGGCACATTCGAGGTGATGGCCGACAACGGCTTTGGCGCAAAGGACAACTCCGCGGACTTTCATCTGCGTGTGTACACCGTGCGGCCGAGCTTCGTGACCGATAGCGGCGGGAACGCCAACGTGACGGTGGAGCGTTTCGTGGAGCTGACCGATCCCAAACGTCGTTCGGGTTTCCCTATTCAAAACGAGAACGTGCTCGGAAGGGTGCTGACCGGTGCAGATTTGGACATCGAATCGATCCAACGCGGGCGCGACGGTAGCCTTTGGATCGGGGATGAATTCGGGCCGTTCGTGCTGCACGTGTCCGCGTCCGGAGAGCTGCTCGATGCGCCTTTTCCGACACCGGGCGTGCAGAGCGACTCGAATCCCTTCATTCCCGCCGGTAGCGG
This window of the Pseudomonadota bacterium genome carries:
- a CDS encoding alkaline phosphatase family protein, which gives rise to MPPEAPASQEHLERLDALIGEACAAAPDAAFFITADHGMNFKTRCWDLTRVCEEAGMPIRFMLSPERDYYIQHHKNYSGCAWLWLHDPNDYARVEACLCGLPGIESLLPSEEVASRFHLPLERIGDMVVLGDRDTMFGEMDGAYADLDPSYRAHGSLHEMDVPLLIHNCDGLAPNPSAFSHNKDLVSFLYR
- a CDS encoding glycerophosphodiester phosphodiesterase; the encoded protein is MNTSKRLLVFVGLLTGAAISCHAAGDFPTLTGAPPLVIGHRGASGYLPEHTLEAYRLAIRQGADFIEPDLVSTKDGVLIARHEINITQTTDVAVHPELAARKTQKTIDGATEEGWFADDFTLAEIKTLRAVQRVPFRPQQFNGLFQVPTFREVIELALQEGERRGRPVGVYPETKHPSYHQSVGLSLEQRLVSILDAYGFKTRRDPVITQSFEVANLKALNRLTGVRLVQLIDAKRVALDGTLIPNRPFDFVLAGDPRTYADLLTDAGLSEIKTYADGIGPWKRYIVSVKGIDENGDGQPDDVNGDGAVNDADLTRLPPTDLIPRAHAAHLFVHPFTFRNEGQFLASDYGGNPVDEYLEFYCLGVDGLFSDFADTALSSRHLVGIAPTICNQNP
- a CDS encoding alkaline phosphatase family protein; the protein is MFPSVTNVNNASISCGAWPAEHGICANSYLDEENGQAAYMNSGDLIRVETLFQRAARCGVHTGLLSAKRKTLELFNKGVALAATAEDPPTDLVARHGQPPGIYSREINCWLWQAAVDLLNIRPDLQLMYVHTTDYPMHRCPLRHPRHRNTWSASMP